GCACCTCGGAAATGCTCAAGATGAGAACGTTTTAATCACGAGAGCATTAGTTTGGCCAAACCACTGCACGGATAGATTGCACGTCCTCGTGTGCCCCAAAGGGGTGCGTTCCAGCACTCTGAGCACTCTGCTGGAGCCTACTGCCCAGCTCCCGCACCAGGCTCCAAAGAGAAACCAGGACCTGACCTTACAGCAGATCGCGGGCAGCACCGCAGAGCCAGGACCAGCCTGAACAACTGTAGCCCCCGGTACCCCAAGACAACGGGCCCTGCTTTTAAAGCTTCGCAACGGAGGAAGGCAGAAGCCGGTACCCCTCCCGCTACCGGCGGCTTTAACGAATTAAAGGAGAGAAAGGCACGGACGGGGGCCACGAGGAGGCCCGTGACGGCTCCGCAGGGGCAGCAGCGGcaccgcgccccgccccgcggctcTCCGGCAGCCCGCagggcccgcagcccccccaggcccggcccggcccggcccggcccagcccagcccggcccgtTCCGTTCCCTCCGCCGGGGGCGGCCGAGCCGAGGGAGCCGCGGGCCGGGAAGCGAGGCCTggaagaggggggggggggggagcggccggGAGCACGGGGCGGGCGCACGAGGGCAGCTCCcggcgggcggccgcggcccaAGGGCCCGGCCGCGGAGCGACGAGGGCGCGGCCCGGCGGCACAGCGGgacccggccccgctcccggccccgccgcccccgtcccgcaggccccggcccggcgcccACCTGCCAGCAGCGGCGCGGGCGGCGCCATCTTGGCGCGAGGGCCGGGCGCGCTTCCGCTTCCGGGCgagcggcggcgcggcggccgcAGGGAGCTCCACGTcgcgcggcgcggggggggcgccgccgggCACGTGACGCCGAGGGAGCGCTTCCGCCCGCCGCGGCGCGCGCGGCCCCGGAAGCGCCGGAGGCGGGCGCGCGGGTTGGCGGCGGGCGCCGTCCCGCGTCACGTGGCGGGGGCGCGCTTccggcgggcggcgccgcgcggtGCTGACGCTGGCAGCGGGGCGCAGCGAGCGGAGCGCAGCGCAGCGgagccggcccggcccggcgcggccgcACCATGGTGGCCAAGCAGCGCATCCGCATGGCCAACGAGAAGCACAGCAAGAACATCACCCAGCGCGGCAACGTCGCCAAGACCTCGGTGCGCGGGGACCGGCGGGGCGGGGacgggccgggggccggggctgggctgagggccgggccggggccggggccggggcagggggctgggggctggggccgTTGAGGGCCGTCCCGTGCCGTCCGCTCCGGGCGCCGGGCTCGGGCCGGCCCTGACACGCTGCGCGCTGCCCGCAGAGGACGGCCCCGGAGGAGAAGGCGTCGGTCGGGCCGTGGCTGCTGGCGCTGTTCATCTTCGTGGTGTGCGGATCAGgtgagccccccggccccgccgcccggccccgccgccccccgcaggcggccccgcggcccgctGAGCGCAGCCGCCCGCCCGTCTGCTCTCTTGCAGCCATCTTCCAGATCATCCAGAGCATCAGGATGGGCATGTGAAGGCGCCTGCCGCCGCCACCGCGGCCCCCCGAGGACCGCGACGGACTgtgccccgcgcccggccggccccggcccccccgcagccgctgAGGGACGACGCCCGGCGCCGGCCATGCCTCATTCCAGGTCCCCTCACAAGTCATTCCGAGTTTTCTAGTCCGTGCCACAGTGCCTTGAAAAGCACCACATgtataaagcaataaaattctATTGTTGATCTACAATCGTGGACGTACTTATTCAGCAGAGCTTACTTTCGTGTTCTGTGTGCACCTGCTAACCTGTATGCAATGTAGAGACCTGGGATCCGGCACCTGTTGTACACGCCGGTCTCGAGACCTGTGTAAGCCTCTGTATAGctggaaatgcttttatttaaagtcGGAAGCCGGGATTTCTGTAGTAGCCGGAGTACAGACTTAAAGCATGTTCCTACCGAAGCAGTCGGGCCGCACGGCGTTCTGTTGCTTATCTAAGTGAATCGTCATCTCTGTGTATGTAGACCAGCACTGCAGCATGTGGCAGTGCGCTAGCGCTCAAATGCTTATCGTGACAGAAAACTCTATCCTATACCTCTTGTTCTAATAAATAGAAGATGCTTGTTTGTATAGCTAGTGGGAGTTACTTAACTAGAGGCCAGCGTGACCAAGCAGCAGCTGTTCCTGACATAACCCGATGCTGAGGTTTCACAGACTGTTTATCAGCGAGGGCAAGAGCTACTGAACTTCTCCCGGCGGCAGGCTGTGACTT
This sequence is a window from Anser cygnoides isolate HZ-2024a breed goose chromosome 9, Taihu_goose_T2T_genome, whole genome shotgun sequence. Protein-coding genes within it:
- the SERP1 gene encoding stress-associated endoplasmic reticulum protein 1, with product MVAKQRIRMANEKHSKNITQRGNVAKTSRTAPEEKASVGPWLLALFIFVVCGSAIFQIIQSIRMGM